Proteins from a single region of Oncorhynchus keta strain PuntledgeMale-10-30-2019 chromosome 20, Oket_V2, whole genome shotgun sequence:
- the dclk3 gene encoding serine/threonine-protein kinase DCLK3 — protein sequence MTPVWKQRFGCGYAAPGTRWRAACQSRDSSLSKRMGGIPHPQAWPSLPLPHLDPLPPATRTHLPSPFPVFHTRHAEQSAERPRLVTVVRPCGHSTLRKVTLLLNRRSVVSYEQLLLDVSEALGFPRWHRARVTRLYTPHAREVRGVCDFFRGEAAFLALGKSRPELRSVEEALEELFPQHSCYRNDALRAWERRLQPSPDKAAKADSGYSEGTDIHTHPDKDTHTSLDTNTQTYSVTYTQGCNLDTHTHTHQDTLTQPNTHPKTLTHHNTHPNRHSTHKNKHPTRQPIHPIHTHLDTDAHTHRHPNTHSNQHATHPSLPPNHLQRVKGKVAAREILSSPIGPRTQEEGLGEELDTPPTPLCRNCKPSEGPNPRAGRAPLPPVTRKQTGNGPNDKEVEKPHVGPTPLHTGPICRLDEESLSLSEPSSSESKQEEARTKQEVIFDLPSDGSDVTLSDIERCYDIGRMVGDGNFAVVHECHRRDNGEAFAVKIVEHSKLIGREHMMQNELSLLGSLSHPRVVRLFTHHHTHTHSYLVMEMVAGGDLFEAIAVRGKFPEEEAGLMVCDVSEALRYIHSKTIVHRDLKPENLLVECSSDGVSRLKLGDFGLAMVVTEPIFTVCGTPTYVAPEILSETGYGLPVDLWALGVILYVLLCGFPPFRSRVRDQGELFQMIREAHLTFLSPYWDDISDGARGLVRALLQVDPTERLTAAQTLMHPWIQTTTDQYRPTQISTDQQSPAQLSKGQHRHEPISANQQSPAKTSTEHYRLVQSPTTDQFRPAQTTTEHHRPVPTPDQQRPPHPIPPAHHPPTQPAPSPHSSTQPAQSPYSSTQPAPSPYSSTQPAPSPHSTTQPAPFTHSSTQPAPSPYSTTQPAQSPHSTTQPAPSPYSSTQPAPSPHSTTQPAPSPHSTTQPAPSPHSTTQPAPSPHSTTQPALSLHSTPQQDPSTAPQPPGSSTSQPPHPISPPSILSTATSKPSCHPPGRTSQSTLTLHPASIPPPTHPANTHPFPAEYPPSPSPSTQCPTPQQQHPSPTSPQPFLLNDGVPET from the exons aTTCCTCCCTCTCTAAACGTATGGGGGGTATTCCTCACCCTCAGGCCtggccctctctccccctcccccaccttgACCCCCTCCCTCCAGCCACTAGGACACATCTCCCTAGTCCTTTTCCAGTCTTCCACACTCGTCATGCTGAGCAGAGTGCCGAGCGACCACGCTTGGTTACTGTGGTCCGACCATGCGGTCACAGCACCCTCAGGAAG GTGACATTGCTGTTGAATCGTAGGAGCGTGGTCTCGTACGAGCAGCTTCTATTGGACGTCTCCGAGGCGCTGGGGTTCCCTCGCTGGCACAGGGCCAGAGTCACACGCCTCTACACACCACACGCACGAgag GTGCGGGGTGTGTGTGATTTCTTCCGTGGCGAAGCAGCGTTCCTGGCATTGGGAAAGTCTCGTCCAGAGCTCCGGAGTGTCGAGGAGGCCCTGGAGGAGCTGTTTCCACAACATTCCTGTTACCGCAACGACGCACTCCGGGCCTGGGAGAGGAGGTTACAACCTTCACCTGATAAAGCTGCCAAGGCCGACAGCGGATACAGCGAggggacagacatacacacacaccctgacaagGATACACACACAAGTCTCGACAcgaacacacagacatacagtgttACATACACACAGGGTTGCAacctggatacacacacacatacacaccaagaCACACTGACACAACCCAATACACACCCCAAAACACTGACACACCACAATACACACCCAAACAGGCActccacacacaaaaacaaacacccAACTAGACAGCCCATACACCCTATTCACACACACCTCGACACGGATGCGCACACACATAGACACCCTAACACGCATTCTAACCAACACGCCACacacccctctcttccccccaaTCACCTTCAGAGGGTCAAAGGGAAAGTTGCAGCCAGAGAGATTCTCTCCTCACCGATAGGTCCCCGCACCCAGGAGGAGGGGCTAGGAGAGGAACTAGACACGCCCCCTACTCCACTCTGCAGGAACTGTAAGCCTTCTGAAGGACCCAATCCGAGAGCAGGGAGGGCTCCACTTCCTCCCGTAACCAGGAAGCAAACAGGAAACGGACCAAACGATAAGGAAGTAGAGAAACCTCACGTCGGTCCCACCCCACTCCACACTGGACCAATCTGCAGGCTTGATGAGGAGTCCCTCAGCCTATCAGAACCTTCATCCTCAGAGTCTAAACAGGAAGAGGCGAGGACGAAACAGGAAGTGATATTTGACCTCCCATCTGATGGTAGTGATGTCACCCTGTCAGACATTGAGCGTTGCTATGACATTGGCCGCATGGTCGGAGACGGGAACTTTGCTGTTGTGCACGAGTGTCATCGGCGCGACAATGGGGAAGCCTTCGCTGTGAAGATTGTGGAGCACTCAAAGCTCATTGGCCGAGAGCACATGATGCAGAATGAGCTGAGCCTTCTGGGTAGCCTGTCACACCCCCGCGTGGTTCGCCTCttcacacaccaccacacacacacacactcctatctTGTCATGGAGATGGTTGCCGGGGGCGACCTGTTTGAGGCAATCGCGGTCCGTGGGAAGTTTCCAGAAGAGGAGGCAGGGCTGATGGTGTGTGATGTCAGCGAGGCTCTGAGATACATCCACAGCAAGACCATAGTACATAGAGATCTGAAACCTGAAAACCTACTG gtGGAATGCAGTAGTGATGGCGTCAGTAGGTTGAAGCTGGGTGATTTTGGTCTGGCCATGGTTGTAACAGAACCCATCTTCACTGTGTGTGGAACTCCCACCTATGTCGCCCCGGAGATCCTCTCGGAGACAG gGTATGGTCTGCCAGTAGACCTGTGGGCATTGGGAGTGATACTGTACGTCCTTCTCTGTGGGTTCCCTCCGTTCCGAAGCAGAGTCAGAGACCAAGGGGAGCTGTTCCAGATGATCAGAGAGGCTCACCTCACCTTCCTGTCACCTTACTGGGATGACATCTCAGACG GAGCGCGAGGCCTGGTGAGAGCCTTGCTGCAGGTGGATCCAACAGAAAGACTGACGGCAGCTCAGACTCTTATGCACCCCTGGATTCAGACCACTACTGACCAGTACAGACCAACACAGATCAGTACTGACCAGCAGAGCCCAGCACAGCTGAGCAAAGGCCAACACAGACATGAACCGATCAGTGCAAACCAGCAGAGCCCAGCAAAGACCAGCACAGAACACTACAGACTTGTACAGAGTCCAACCACAGACCAGTTCCGACCAGCACAgaccactacagaacaccacagaCCAGTACCAACCCCAGACCAACAGCGACCACCACACCCAATCCCCCCAGCGCACCACCCGCCCACCCAGCCAGCCCCATCTCCTCACTCCAGCACCCAGCCAGCCCAATCTCCTTACTCCAGCACCCAGCCAGCCCCATCTCCTTACTCCAGCACCCAGCCAGCCCCATCTCCTCACTCCACCACCCAGCCAGCCCCATTTACTCACTCCAGCACCCAGCCAGCCCCATCTCCTTACTCCACCACCCAGCCAGCCCAATCTCCTCACTCCACCACCCAACCAGCCCCATCTCCCTACTCCAGCACCCAGCCAGCCCCATCTCCTCACTCCACCACCCAGCCAGCCCCATCTCCTCACTCCACCACCCAGCCAGCCCCATCTCCTCACTCCACCACCCAGCCAGCCCCATCTCCTCACTCCACCACCCAGCCAGCCCTATCTCTTCACTCCACCCCCCAGCAGGACCCATCAACTGCTCCCCAGCCCCCCGGCAGTAGCACCTCTCAACCTCCCCACCCAATTTCCCCACCCTCCATCCTATCCACAGCAACATCCAAACCCAGCTGCCACCCACCTGGCAGAACCTCTCAATCTACCCTCACACTCCACCcagcctccatccctccacccacccaccctgccAACACCCACCCATTCCCAGCCGAATACccacccagtcccagtcccagcacGCAGTGTCCCACCCCTCAACAGCAACACCCAAGCCCCACTTCCCCTCAACCCTTCCTCCTGAATGATGGGGTTCCTGAAACTTGA